The genomic segment GATCCAGCATCCAGTTGCTCGGTAAAGAGGGCACCTACGCGTCGCTGCGGATGCCCAGCGGTGAGATCCGCCGCGTCGACGTGCGCTGCCGCGCAACTGTCGGCGAGGTGGGCAACGCCGAGCAGGCGAACATCAACTGGGGCAAGGCCGGTCGTATGCGATGGAAGGGCAAGCGCCCGACCGTCCGTGGAGTCGTGATGAACCCGGTCGACCACCCGCACGGTGGTGGTGAAGGTAAGACCTCTGGTGGTCGCCACCCGGTCAGCCCGTGGGGTAAGCCTGAGGGCCGTACCCGTCAGCCGAACAAGGCCAGTAACAAGCTCATTGTCCGACGCCGGCGCACCGGCAAGAAGCACGGTCGCTAGCGCGTGATGACGATGCAGAGCGCGCAGCGCGATGAGAAGGAATCGCGCCTATGACTGAAGTCGAGGAGTAGCAATGCCACGCAGCCTGAAAAAGGGACCGTTCGTCGACGACCACCTGCTCAAGAAGGTGGACGTGCAGAACGAGAAGAACAGCAAGCAGGTCATCAAGACCTGGTCGCGTCGTTCGACGATCATTCCCGACTTCATCGGCCACACCTTTGCGGTGCACGACGGTCGCAAGCACGTCCCGGTGTTCGTCACCGAGGCGATGGTCGGCCACAAGCTCGGTGAGTTCGCGCCGACGCGCACCTTCAAGGGGCACATCAAGGACGACCGGAAGGCCAAACGGCGATGAGCGCCACCACTACTGAATTTCCGTCTGCCACGGCGGTGGCACGCTTCGTGCGCGTGTCGCCGACCAAGGCGCGCCGGGTCATCGACCTGGTGCGCGGCAAGTCGGTGGCCGACGCGCTCGACATCTTGCGCTGGGCGCCGCAGGCTGCCAGCGAGCCGGTCGCCAAGGTGATCGCCAGCGCCGCCGCCAACGCGCAGAACAACGACGGCCTGGACCCGGCGACCCTGGTGGTTGCCTCGGTCTACGCCGACGAGGGTCCCACTGCCAAGCGCATCCGTCCGCGCGCCCAGGGTCGTGCGTTCCGGATCCGCCGCCGGACCAGCCACATCACCGTTGTGGTGGAAAGTCGCCCAAGCAAGGACCAGCATTCTTCGAAGTCGTCGCGCGCCCGGCGCGCCGAGGGTAGCAAGGCCGCCGCGAAGGCTGGTCCGGATTCCGCGGCCAAGAAGGCCGGTTCGGCCCCGAAGACCACCGCGCCCGCCAAGAAGGCGCCCGCCGCCAAGAAGGCGCCCGCGAAAAAGGCTGCGCCGCAAGCCGAAGCCAAGACGTCTGAGACTTCTGACGCGAAGGGAGGCTCAG from the Mycobacterium lentiflavum genome contains:
- the rpsS gene encoding 30S ribosomal protein S19 is translated as MPRSLKKGPFVDDHLLKKVDVQNEKNSKQVIKTWSRRSTIIPDFIGHTFAVHDGRKHVPVFVTEAMVGHKLGEFAPTRTFKGHIKDDRKAKRR
- the rplV gene encoding 50S ribosomal protein L22, which translates into the protein MSATTTEFPSATAVARFVRVSPTKARRVIDLVRGKSVADALDILRWAPQAASEPVAKVIASAAANAQNNDGLDPATLVVASVYADEGPTAKRIRPRAQGRAFRIRRRTSHITVVVESRPSKDQHSSKSSRARRAEGSKAAAKAGPDSAAKKAGSAPKTTAPAKKAPAAKKAPAKKAAPQAEAKTSETSDAKGGSD